The genomic DNA TACCGTTATTTTATTGTGATGATGACCggcatattttattttacttcttCACATTGCAGTTAGACCTGCGGGACAGAGATGGACttgagaaaatattttcttccacAAAGTAAGGATTGTGCATAAGCttttgtgatttttcttttatacaaAAGATTGGACACATTTCAATTTCGAGTTCTCTTGCAATTTCATTTGATCACTGATTTATAAATGttttatgtatatgtatatttcCTTTCAGATTTGATGCTGTCATACATTTTGCTGGACTGAAAGCAGTAGGTGAAAGTGTGCAGAAACCACTGCTCTACTATGACAACAACTTGATCGGGACAATTGTTCTATTTGAAGTCATGGCTGCCCATGGATGCAAGAAGGTAACTTCATTTTAGTTTTAAGTCCTGAATCTTGCTTGGGAAGAATGTCAGGTCGAGTCATATAGATTGAGTACTTGTAGTGGGAAATGATTCAAAAGTTTCATCATAAGATACTATAAGATATAGTCTagatattttcttcttctagtgCCCTGATAATACTGCTACCTTAAAGTGTCTTGTGAGATTGGTTGTTGCAATTTTGTTACTGAACCTGATTCTGTATTTCTTGATTGATTTCAGCTTGTGTTCTCCTCTTCAGCCACTGTATACGGTTGGCCAAAGGAGGTCCCCTGCACTGAAGAGTTTCCTTTATCGGCTGCAAGCCCATATGGACGAACCAAGGTATGACTAAAGAACTATTTAGGGTACTTATCGGATACTTTGGTAGGGATAGCTAAACAAGAGTTCCCTTTGCAATcttgtttatattttggttGTATATTACAGATTACAGATGTATCCTATCAGAATCTAATGAgagttctttttctttttctttcagcTATACATTGAAGAAATTTGTCGTGATATCTACCGTTCTGATCCAGGATGGAAAATAACACTGTTGAGATACTTCAACCCCGTTGGTGCACATCCCAGTGGTCATATTGGTGAGGATCCTCGCGGAATTCCCAACAACCTCATGCCTTTTGTTCAGCAAGTTGCAGTTGGCAGACGCTCTGCATTGACAGTTTTTGGAACAGATTATAGCACAAGTGATGGAACTGGAGTATGTTTTCTTTGTTCTTGACTTGTTTTGCTGAAATTTTGACTTGGAAAGTTGCATGCTAAGCTCACACACTATCCACTATTTCCCTTCGATTTGgattattttgataataatgaTGCCACAGTTGGTCCATTCTTACATGCGTAATTCCCATTTGTTAAGATCTACCTTTGATTTCTTTTGAggatcttacattttttttcccgATAAGCTTTTGAGGATCTTACATGATAAATCTTTGTCTTTTTCTCAGGTCCGTGATTACATTCATGTTGTTGATTTAGCTGATGGGCACATTGCTGCATTGTGTAAGCTAGATGATCCTAAGACAGGTACTATTCGAAATTTGATCAAATTCTTCTAATAATTTATTCAGCCAAAAACAATGGTTGCGAACTGATGTTAGATTCCCATATACAATGATAGTTGTTTTTGCTTTGGTGCGTTTTTTGATTTTCACTTTGTGATGTTGTTTTGGTAAAATTTCATGTCTGCATACAGGTTGTGAGGTTTATAACTTGGGAACAGGAAAGGGAACATCAGTTTTGGAGATGGTTGCAGCTTTTGAACAGGCCTCTGGAAAGGTAACAGACTGATGATTCTATTTATGATCCTTTTTATTTTGCTATCCCTTACTCTCATTCTTATAACCATTTTATAAATGTCATTTGATGGTCTCTTTAAGTTGATATAGCATAAGGACTTGCCTTAGTGTTAAGATAATCATTTATGGCATCTCTTTAAGTTGTGTTCACTTATTTCCATTACGTCAGTTGTAAGTAAACTAAAAAACTCTTTCACTTTGGCCCTAAGATagatgattttttaaatattatgggATATCTAACAAGGTCAgttgtatttttataagatatacaaggaaatgaaaaaattaatgtgAAACAAGTTCATTTACACAACATGTGCAAAATGTGTCGGCAAAGAAACATCTGATCTTTCTATTCAACTGTTATTCAGTTTCATAGCTGAACATATTGAACaaactcatttatttatattcagATTAAGCTATTGTTTAGTACAGGACTAattaatttatacattttttttactatttagaAAATTCCAATTGTAAAGGCTGATCGGAGACCTGGAGATGCTGAAGTTGTTTATGCATCAACagaaaaagcagcaaaagaacTTAACTGGAAGTAAGTGTGGATTTTCTCAAGCGAATGCTTTGTGATATTTAGTTGTTCTTAAAGCTCTCCTCTCTggttattcaattatttttaacgGAAATTCAATGTTTTTAGTGTCTCCGAATTttgcaaatattattatatcaagACTATTTTCTTCATCTGATCAGAAATGTGGGCAAGTTTtcttaagttaatttttttccccttttccttaCAAATTTATGTTCCTTGTGCAGGGCTAAATATGGCATTGATGATATGTGCCGTGATCAATGGAATTGGGCTAGCAAAAACCCTTATGGCTATGGTGAATCTGAAAAGTGAATATTCTTTCAAATCCATTTGACAttgatcatttatttatatttatacaaaataagtTATCTTTTGGGGTCTTTTGAATCCTATACGCCACTACAAGTTCAGTTTTATTTAGagtttttcactttttctttaGCGATTCTAAGATGGAGATAACTTTTgtaattatgaattttaattatGAGGCAAATAAGtggtggtgtttttttttttaagtagtggTTTAAGTTAACGGTTCGCTTACAGGCTATTAAATGGATCTTCTCATGTTCTTTAACATGATTGCATGCCGTTTTGTAAATCTTAATCACATTTTTGAGCTGGATGACTTGAAGACAATTTTTTGGACATCTCTCTCATATTTGTgctttatttttactatttctttatgttgttttgattttcatatCAATATCTACATTTCTTTGTATATCTTTAGTTGTCCTAacaaaattatacaaataaTAACATAGCTCAATTTAACTTATCTCatcttatgttttgtttttccttcgACTTTCGTGTTGAGTTGGACGTTtataatttaacaaaaacagtTTGAACTACAGTCATTTTGAATCCCAACTAGACATAAAGGAAAGATGTACATAATAGGCTATTCATTCTTTTCTGTGGTGAATAGAGCGAAACTCTTAGCTTGGAAGTGGTTCCTGGCTAAGTGCCCTGCTACTTCCTGCTCCTTTTATGAGTGGGAGGTGCAACCCGTCCTTTGTTGGCAACGGTAGGGTGTTGTGGTGGTTGTGTTCCTGGGGTTGTGGGGGTGTGTTGGTGGGGGTTCTTTGCCTCTACCTTTCCAGCCTGTCTTCTTGTCTCTCCTTGCGCTTTTCCTTGTTGGGTGCGCTGGTTGTGGTGGGGCCCTTTTCGGGGGCCATTTTGGTGttggttttcttcttctttttcttggtGTGTTGTTCTATTGGTGTTGTTGGGTTTCTCCTCCTCCCTCGTCTGTGAGGCTAGGGGTTGACCCTTCTGGTGGGTGTGGGGTGTCTTTTGGCATCCTGTTGGTGTATTTGTACAGTGGTTCTTTTTCcgttttgatatatatttatattttgccattaaaaaaaaaaaggctattCATTTTTTGTGGTTTTTAGATCttggttttatatttgtttCCATCATCTCATCTCTTTCACCTTATTGAGTGAATTGTTGTAGAGTTGTATTTATCTATATTTCCAATTTTCAATTTGAGCCAGACTGAATCATTTTATGTAACTGTACTGAATATAAAGAGGATTAtatgttggaatattttattatttattatatttcaatatcatTATGCGGGTAAATAtcgtaacaataattatattagctatttatcaattgtgagccttaattgattagtgatcaaattaagtaataaggttattagatttctaattagataattaattaaatatttaattagttgatatggactcaatgagtggatgtccggatggcccgcccattaacggaataatgggaaaccctaatggTCATCCAATATAAAGGaggctatggtccccaataCATTGTACACGGcaaactctctcttctctccatctgaagagaacttgaggcataaaggtaccggttgaggaagaaccaaatcagccgccgctaaccgtgttgatgttgatgtttgtaCAACTATAAAGAGCGGAGTTGATCTGAaacaaacatcaacatcaacacggTTAGCGGCGGCTGAACGTTTTATCATAATCGTTTAATATTTGATTTGCTTCTGCTATTGATTCATTGTTGTTGAATGTTTTATGAAATCTATTTTTAGTAAGACCTAAATTTCCAACATTATATTCATATGAAGGATACTATACTAGTATGTCTGTATCAATATTCACTAGTTGTTTAGGATCATAAATTATTACAGACTACATCTAGTACTTTTATTTCATGCTCAATGATGGGAGTTGGATCATAAATGCCAAGAATCACAGGCTACGTACAATGGGAGTTGCTTTGAATGCCAAGCAAGTTCACTTGACATTAGACAAACACAAGATGTAGGTTTCTCTACGACTTCTAGCCCAAAGTTGAGGTAATCATGATCAATCTTAATCCGCCAAGGAGAAGCTGTCCAATCTTTCCAGATACAATACTTTCATCTTCATGCCACTTTAATTGCATCGAATCTACTACAATACTACCTAAGTCTCAGAAATATGATGCAATATCGTAACACCATCCGGAAGATGTCTCTTTCTTCTTGTGTTATGATAAATTGCATTTGGGAAACTTATTTAACTATGCATGTAAAACTAGATTCCATTGTTAAGGCAAGCATGTATCTTCTCGTATTTCATATCAATATCCAATGGAGTATCAACCTTTTTTTAATGTGATTTGTATGGACAGCAAACAATGCTTTGACTCTATTCAATTATGTGAATTTAGCACATGCTGCACACGCATCTTACAAAAACATATTGCTAAGCCATTctcctaagtttttttttttcatacaaattaaaatatgaaaataggaaaaaaaatattttaaaaattcatttagTTTTTTCAACACATAAATATGGGTTAAATAGAACTCCTTCAATCAATCTTACCATTCTTAATGTTGATGGCAAACCGGATTGGCAACCCTTAGAGCTTGATTTGCACCCTTCCGAATTATTAGGGTATTTTATTGGCCAAGTAATTGAATTATCATTATGGGCTTGTTTGTTTTGGGTGAAAGTAGTAGGAAAGATTGAAGAAGGATAGAAAGTAGAGGGATTGCCAATCTTTTCTTAGTTTGGAACCATCTTAAAAAGGGAAGGAAGGGTTAACAATGGCTGGGTCCCACGCCAAAATTGTTTATGCTCTTTTGAGAACGAAAATAAAGGGTCCCGCTAACCGGTGTCTCTGGGGCACgtgttaagcataccataaaagggaattattaccataaaagaaaattgtttttgactttattataaattaattacacaatttcaatacattaactactatataatttcctttttcatatccttaaccagtgctccGGGGGCAccgcaccggttagcatttcccaataAAGAAAGCACTCTTTTGAACAAAATTACTTAAAAGCCCATAAATGCAAATGCTTTTGAACATGAcattaaagtatattaaattaaaattaaaatgtaaagtAACGAAAGTAAATTTGTATGGTCATGTTCTATCAGAACAAAAAATCACACGGTTAATCCCCgtaagtttaactcagttgataaagatattgtatattatatgcaggggctggggttcgaaccccagacactctacttctccacaatttaattgtgtgagctctagccttaaaaaaaattataactttaaatTAGGTATATATCACCTTCTTGTAGggatattttagtcattttattaaatataaatctttctttccttctacCATCACTCAaaccaaacaactaaaaaatcATCACACTTTCCACTCACtttcttttcactttctttcctaTAACAATCAttcttttcactttctttcGTTAAACTTTCTTTTACCATCCAAACAGACCCATGTGATTTGTTTTAGAAGCTCTCCTCAACGTGTTGATATTCTccataatcaaatttcaaagatTTCTCAAATTTGTTACATTGATTCAAAGACATAAAATCTttgcttaattacacttttggtcctcacattttgaccaactcacgaaaatggttctacctcttttaaatcgaacaaaatcgtccataaactatatatattttgcaattttagtcctatctccctatttctAACTCCATAAACGCAcaaaaatgacagttttagtccaaccacatatgctcaaccatgaaataaacaaggaataaagcatgtgggtacaaggaatctactttattcagcacactaacctaaTTTCTGAGACATAttacatacctgaaacatgtcttagaaattaggtttttttttagttgtgtgctgaacaaagtagattTCTTGTACTCACAtactttattccttgtttatttcatggttgagtataggtggttggactaaaactgtcatttttgTGCAtttctggagttggaaatatGAGAATacgactaaaactgcaaaaaaacatatagtttagggacgattttgttcgatttaaaagaggtaagatcattttcgtaagttggtcaaAATGCGAAGATGAAAAgtataattaagcctaaaatctTCTCCATCAAGAGTGACATATATACCCAGACTCTCCGAGAAAGAAATAATTGTGTTTATTTTCTAGGTAAGGTAGACATTTCCTTTTGCATAGAACACAAGATTTATCATTCCCCTCCTCACGATCTCTTGGATCTCCTCAACTTGGACTCTTgtgatccaaaaaaaaaaaaatcagcaatcAACATTAtgtgcaaaaaataaattgcatttttgaatttagttaatttttttcaagacaccaaaataagtttttta from Medicago truncatula cultivar Jemalong A17 chromosome 8, MtrunA17r5.0-ANR, whole genome shotgun sequence includes the following:
- the LOC25502196 gene encoding UDP-glucose 4-epimerase → MSNKTILVTGGAGYIGSHTVLQLLLGGYKVVVVDNLDNSSQKSIDRVKKLAGDFAGNLSFHKLDLRDRDGLEKIFSSTKFDAVIHFAGLKAVGESVQKPLLYYDNNLIGTIVLFEVMAAHGCKKLVFSSSATVYGWPKEVPCTEEFPLSAASPYGRTKLYIEEICRDIYRSDPGWKITLLRYFNPVGAHPSGHIGEDPRGIPNNLMPFVQQVAVGRRSALTVFGTDYSTSDGTGVRDYIHVVDLADGHIAALCKLDDPKTGCEVYNLGTGKGTSVLEMVAAFEQASGKKIPIVKADRRPGDAEVVYASTEKAAKELNWKAKYGIDDMCRDQWNWASKNPYGYGESEK